A genomic stretch from Desulfotignum balticum DSM 7044 includes:
- the cas5e gene encoding type I-E CRISPR-associated protein Cas5/CasD translates to MPDPYILLWLEAPLQAWGYDSKFGRRETLDFPTKSGLLGLIFCALGAGGQQKERLAQFADLDLQVVAYKRMAAENNPASGEPLLRDFHMVGSGYDISDPWQNLLVPKKNDGTKAVGGGTKITYRYYIQDMAFAAATQVPSSELKNVVNCLKQPVWELYLGRKTCAPTEYIFQGEFSAAEDAFNMSDDLAREKNRTPEFKVLQGEHDGDEIFTLDDVPLQFGPEKKYRDRRVTVIRMD, encoded by the coding sequence ATGCCTGATCCATATATACTTCTATGGTTGGAGGCGCCTCTCCAGGCCTGGGGATATGATTCAAAGTTTGGCAGAAGGGAAACCCTTGATTTTCCCACCAAATCCGGATTACTGGGCCTTATTTTCTGCGCGCTTGGTGCAGGAGGACAACAAAAAGAACGGCTGGCGCAATTTGCTGATCTTGATCTGCAGGTCGTAGCATACAAGCGGATGGCAGCCGAAAATAACCCAGCGAGCGGAGAACCGCTTTTACGAGATTTTCATATGGTGGGAAGCGGATATGATATCAGTGATCCTTGGCAGAATCTGCTTGTACCGAAAAAAAATGATGGTACAAAAGCGGTTGGCGGCGGAACCAAAATTACCTACCGCTACTATATTCAGGACATGGCATTTGCGGCGGCAACACAAGTGCCATCTTCTGAATTGAAAAATGTGGTAAATTGTTTGAAACAGCCTGTTTGGGAATTGTATCTGGGCCGTAAAACCTGTGCACCGACCGAATATATTTTCCAGGGTGAATTTTCGGCAGCAGAGGATGCATTCAATATGTCGGATGACCTCGCCAGGGAAAAAAACCGGACACCTGAATTCAAAGTGCTTCAAGGAGAGCACGATGGAGATGAGATATTTACTTTGGATGATGTGCCGCTACAATTTGGACCGGAAAAAAAATATCGTGACCGCCGGGTGACAGTAATTAGAATGGATTGA
- the cas7e gene encoding type I-E CRISPR-associated protein Cas7/Cse4/CasC, whose protein sequence is MKSFFESMRIEYHILQSFPVTCLNRDDVGAPKTAIIGGVTRARVSSQCWKRQVRLTMAELGVKLGTRTKKVAKYIAKACLNASADEEAALACGEKIAKEFSDDTLLFFSDKEAEAFAEHARKFDFQPDKIKANDLKKISKKVVNKNLDALDIALFGRMIAKAPELNIEAACSFSHAISTHKVSNEVEFFTAVDDLQDEPGSAHMGSLEFNSATYYRYISLDLGQLAQTLDNEELKKAVEVFTKALYLAVPGARQATQSGASPWEFAKVLVRKGQRLQIPFETPIQPKSGGYLAPSIDYLKTYIDKKEKLSGSVYGKIGDYEWGEDETFNLDNLIQSLQTHIS, encoded by the coding sequence ATGAAATCTTTTTTTGAAAGTATGCGCATTGAGTATCATATCCTGCAATCGTTTCCTGTTACCTGCCTGAACCGTGATGATGTTGGTGCTCCCAAAACCGCCATCATCGGAGGTGTTACCAGGGCTCGTGTCAGTTCACAATGCTGGAAACGTCAGGTTCGGTTGACCATGGCAGAACTGGGAGTTAAATTGGGCACAAGGACCAAAAAAGTGGCAAAATATATTGCCAAAGCCTGCTTGAATGCAAGTGCTGATGAGGAAGCAGCATTGGCTTGCGGGGAAAAAATTGCCAAAGAATTCAGTGATGATACCTTGCTTTTTTTCAGCGACAAGGAGGCGGAAGCGTTTGCCGAGCATGCACGAAAATTTGATTTCCAACCAGACAAAATCAAAGCAAATGATCTTAAAAAAATTTCAAAAAAAGTCGTCAACAAAAATCTTGATGCTTTGGATATCGCTCTTTTCGGGCGCATGATCGCCAAGGCCCCTGAATTGAATATCGAAGCAGCCTGTTCATTTTCCCATGCAATCTCTACGCATAAGGTCAGTAACGAGGTCGAGTTTTTCACTGCTGTGGATGATCTTCAAGATGAACCGGGTTCGGCTCATATGGGAAGTCTGGAATTTAATTCGGCAACATATTACCGATATATCAGTCTTGACTTGGGGCAACTCGCTCAAACATTGGACAATGAAGAACTCAAAAAAGCGGTGGAAGTTTTTACAAAAGCTTTGTATCTGGCCGTACCCGGGGCCCGGCAGGCAACCCAGTCAGGGGCTTCCCCCTGGGAATTTGCAAAGGTACTCGTGCGAAAGGGGCAACGGCTGCAAATTCCGTTTGAAACACCGATTCAGCCTAAGTCAGGAGGATATCTTGCGCCCAGTATCGATTACCTGAAAACCTACATCGACAAAAAAGAAAAATTGTCCGGGTCAGTATATGGCAAAATAGGTGATTATGAGTGGGGGGAAGATGAAACATTCAATCTGGATAATTTAATTCAATCATTACAAACCCACATCAGCTAA
- the cas6e gene encoding type I-E CRISPR-associated protein Cas6/Cse3/CasE, with the protein MKKMMFASVLNLDRKAVNHLKIKDPYAVHRVVYSLFDDVRSSNEKKAARQSGIVYADQGGTFYGRQILMVSDRMPASQVEGRYGSVETKKIDSAFLDHKTYRFKVIMNPCIRDNKTRRLIPMKTRDAVMKWFMDRSEKSWGFSANNRHLQVNKMDVLQFKNKNHHLITLSKATMEGVIQVVDKEKFSTAFQQGIGRGRAFGCGLLQIVPQSNNLF; encoded by the coding sequence ATGAAGAAAATGATGTTTGCCAGTGTATTGAATTTAGACAGGAAAGCAGTGAATCATCTGAAAATCAAAGATCCCTATGCAGTTCACCGGGTCGTATACAGCCTGTTCGATGATGTGCGTTCGTCAAATGAGAAAAAAGCGGCCCGGCAAAGTGGTATTGTATATGCAGATCAGGGAGGTACTTTTTATGGGAGGCAGATTCTGATGGTATCGGATCGGATGCCTGCCTCTCAGGTCGAAGGCCGATATGGTTCGGTTGAAACCAAAAAAATTGATTCCGCTTTCCTTGATCACAAAACTTATCGCTTCAAGGTCATTATGAATCCTTGCATAAGGGATAATAAAACACGCCGGCTGATTCCCATGAAAACCCGGGATGCTGTCATGAAATGGTTTATGGACAGATCTGAAAAAAGCTGGGGATTCTCGGCAAACAACCGGCATTTGCAGGTCAACAAGATGGATGTTCTGCAGTTCAAAAACAAAAACCATCATTTGATTACTCTTTCCAAAGCCACCATGGAGGGGGTTATTCAAGTCGTTGACAAAGAAAAATTTTCCACTGCTTTTCAGCAGGGGATTGGCCGGGGGCGTGCCTTTGGCTGCGGTCTGCTCCAAATTGTACCACAATCAAATAACCTGTTTTAA
- the casB gene encoding type I-E CRISPR-associated protein Cse2/CasB codes for MNTPDPGHIAPPPDKPTLFVLGIIDMCLKNKGYAARLKRSDNPATEYQSWEILASYGIDLEKKYLRLPYATVAAAIAKAKPEKSGQLTLGQGIASCYEDGNAGNQARAKLRRLLACHDTSEVCRIIRPLFSLIHSKSRQILDYAWILKQLLRFYWDPQAVKAQWAQEFYRYNSSEQGDEK; via the coding sequence ATGAACACTCCCGATCCAGGCCACATCGCACCCCCTCCGGACAAACCCACCCTATTTGTTCTTGGCATCATTGACATGTGTCTGAAAAACAAAGGGTATGCCGCTCGTTTGAAACGCTCTGACAATCCTGCCACTGAATATCAAAGCTGGGAAATCCTGGCTTCTTATGGCATCGATCTTGAAAAAAAATACCTTCGGCTGCCATATGCCACTGTTGCAGCAGCTATTGCAAAAGCCAAGCCGGAAAAATCGGGGCAATTGACTTTGGGTCAGGGCATCGCATCCTGTTACGAAGATGGCAATGCCGGGAATCAGGCCAGGGCAAAGCTTCGGCGGTTATTGGCTTGTCATGATACCAGCGAAGTATGCCGTATCATTCGGCCTTTGTTTTCCCTGATACACAGCAAATCCCGCCAGATACTCGATTATGCCTGGATATTAAAACAATTGTTAAGATTCTACTGGGATCCACAGGCAGTCAAGGCCCAATGGGCACAGGAATTTTATCGATACAATTCCAGCGAACAAGGGGATGAAAAATGA
- the casA gene encoding type I-E CRISPR-associated protein Cse1/CasA gives MKNRFNLIEEPWIPVADIGRISLEQFFSNLAYRRLGGNSLQKIALFKFLLAIAQAAATPADEFEWEKLTPQVLADQCLNYLVKWHDRFFLYGEKPFLQLPEISMAREQSEGALIPEIATGNTTVLFNSQVEQRLGDADRALLLLVLMGSALGGKKTDNSVVLTKAYKGKNKDNGKPTTGKPGPAVAHMGLMHNFILGNSLIQTLLLNLLTAENISEAGIFSGGLGTAPWEKMPEGEDCPVAQLLKKSLLGRLIPVCRFCLFTPNGVHYSEGISHMNYLDGIYDPSIAIDTSGNKNKVLWVDPEKRPWRQLPALLGFIKQGRGNFDCMQLRISLPRAGAVNENFAVWSAGLRVSSNAGEQYVSGNDDFVESEVELAGRLINSIWFNRLEIEMAALEKIASVLYGCIFRYFEAKIKKPGQLTLGQGFAAQSTNLFWQLIENHFQKLIDSCGDDPEFADERYRLRQQFSKHIYRIYDHFCPRDTARQMETWAKCRPNLSTYLKKEEKQ, from the coding sequence ATGAAAAACCGTTTTAATTTGATAGAGGAACCCTGGATTCCTGTTGCAGACATCGGCCGGATTAGTTTGGAGCAGTTTTTTTCAAATTTGGCCTATCGGCGACTGGGAGGAAATTCCTTGCAGAAAATAGCCCTATTCAAATTTCTGCTGGCGATTGCCCAGGCAGCGGCAACCCCGGCAGATGAATTTGAATGGGAAAAACTGACTCCCCAAGTTTTGGCTGATCAATGTCTGAACTATCTGGTAAAGTGGCATGACCGTTTTTTTCTGTATGGTGAAAAACCTTTTTTACAACTGCCGGAAATATCTATGGCAAGGGAACAAAGCGAGGGTGCGCTGATTCCAGAAATTGCGACCGGCAATACAACGGTATTGTTCAATTCACAAGTAGAACAGAGGTTGGGTGATGCAGACAGAGCGTTGTTGCTCCTTGTCCTGATGGGGTCCGCCCTCGGCGGTAAGAAAACTGATAATTCTGTGGTGTTGACCAAAGCATATAAAGGAAAGAACAAAGATAACGGGAAACCCACAACAGGAAAACCTGGTCCGGCAGTCGCTCATATGGGATTGATGCACAACTTTATTTTAGGTAATTCATTGATACAAACTCTTTTGTTGAATCTGTTGACCGCTGAAAATATTTCAGAGGCTGGCATATTTTCTGGAGGACTTGGAACCGCACCTTGGGAAAAAATGCCAGAAGGTGAAGACTGCCCAGTAGCCCAGTTATTGAAGAAATCGCTGTTGGGGAGGTTGATCCCCGTGTGTCGTTTCTGCCTCTTCACTCCGAACGGGGTACATTATTCCGAGGGCATATCCCATATGAATTACCTTGACGGCATCTATGATCCAAGCATAGCTATTGATACCAGCGGAAATAAAAACAAGGTGCTGTGGGTCGATCCGGAAAAAAGACCTTGGCGGCAGTTGCCTGCCCTGCTTGGTTTTATAAAGCAGGGACGAGGTAATTTCGACTGTATGCAACTGCGAATATCTCTTCCCAGGGCAGGCGCTGTGAATGAAAATTTTGCAGTATGGTCTGCCGGGCTCCGGGTGAGCAGTAATGCCGGTGAGCAATATGTCTCAGGTAATGATGATTTTGTGGAATCAGAAGTGGAGCTGGCTGGGAGACTGATCAACAGCATATGGTTCAATCGCCTGGAAATTGAGATGGCTGCACTGGAAAAAATTGCCTCGGTTCTTTATGGATGCATTTTCAGATATTTCGAAGCCAAGATTAAAAAACCGGGACAATTAACATTGGGGCAGGGCTTTGCCGCCCAATCAACCAATCTGTTCTGGCAATTAATCGAGAATCATTTTCAAAAATTGATCGATTCATGCGGGGATGATCCCGAATTTGCAGATGAAAGGTATCGTTTGCGCCAACAGTTTTCAAAACATATCTACAGAATTTATGATCATTTCTGTCCCAGAGATACAGCCCGGCAGATGGAAACCTGGGCAAAATGCCGGCCCAACTTGTCAACTTATTTGAAAAAGGAGGAAAAACAATGA
- a CDS encoding CRISPR-associated helicase/endonuclease Cas3, producing the protein MIRLKKGKLHHTEQDQSILSIPYSKCLAKTYTCPTGKTTSGRTVLEHCLIVSEIARELINRLPDSTAAIYPKGVELIAGSHDVGKVSPTFQKKIFDNIDDNLHGLCPALEKISSQLERNWGGHAGTSQISLSDMNVGKYIPEIVGQHHGYSPPVRGSKAEGEVFGGKAWQQERVQLIEALSNYLQVIWPVIESPVQARLIAGLTSVADWIGSGAYFEEPEKKWHDRISRSIDDAGFVSPLVKKRLNFKTVFKIEGSEEFDPYPLQSKFIETVSAPGLYVFEAPMGYGKTEAALYAAYQMLATKQATGIYFALPTQLTSNKIYDRFNVFLRNILQPECIHRKALLLHGNAWILEQTEMGEDGRPGGTWFNTSKRGLLAPFSVGTIDQALMAVMNVKHGFVRAFGLAGKVVILDEVHTYDFYTGTILYALVELLKALNCTVIILSATLSRERRKQLVQQDVSEMRYPLITAVGKNSGCREISVKPPQSYTVKIQSVCEESIAIEEALRRAYKGQQILWVENSVADAQNCYLDLAARGAESGIECGLLHSRYTAMHRQDKENYWVNQFGKSGWKSRNRKGRILVGTQVLEQSLDIDADFLITRFCPTDMILQRIGRLWRHDKAPRNKVAQREVWLLIPDPNAVEAEPGKAFGINSLIYDTYILCRSFEIWRHKDEIILPRDIRSLVEDSYRTREESGIMARLLRELNSGNRHKKGRMSLEQLAHMTLSRGAKTLPESKAQTRYSEMDTLEVLLLRHMALDSDNQSTNLRLIDGENVVLPWHRHRLTKKAWRSMSIRLMNQMVHVKPNHAPIPLQKDTLFKTGLGNCLYLGNPAYDEALLRVAIVDDTGELCGYQGAPLHDKFRIQYRSDLGYRMSKHKEIKS; encoded by the coding sequence ATGATTCGCTTAAAAAAGGGGAAACTACATCATACTGAACAGGACCAATCGATCTTGTCCATCCCCTACTCAAAATGCTTAGCCAAAACCTACACGTGTCCTACAGGAAAAACTACATCTGGTCGGACTGTTTTAGAGCATTGTCTGATAGTCTCTGAAATCGCAAGAGAATTGATCAACCGGTTACCAGACTCAACGGCAGCCATCTATCCCAAAGGGGTTGAACTGATCGCCGGTTCCCATGATGTGGGTAAAGTAAGCCCTACTTTTCAGAAAAAAATATTTGACAATATTGATGATAATCTTCACGGCCTCTGTCCTGCTCTCGAAAAAATTTCCTCTCAGCTGGAGCGTAATTGGGGGGGGCATGCCGGAACAAGTCAAATTTCTCTGTCAGACATGAATGTGGGCAAATATATTCCTGAAATTGTGGGCCAGCACCATGGTTACAGTCCACCGGTGAGGGGATCCAAAGCTGAAGGAGAGGTGTTCGGGGGTAAAGCTTGGCAACAAGAAAGAGTGCAACTGATCGAAGCGTTGTCAAATTATCTCCAGGTCATTTGGCCTGTCATTGAATCTCCGGTTCAGGCTCGACTCATTGCCGGTTTGACATCAGTGGCGGACTGGATCGGCTCGGGAGCTTATTTTGAAGAACCCGAAAAGAAATGGCATGACCGGATCTCTCGGTCTATTGATGATGCTGGATTTGTCTCGCCTCTCGTGAAGAAGAGATTGAATTTTAAAACGGTTTTCAAAATAGAGGGTTCAGAAGAGTTTGATCCCTATCCGCTTCAATCAAAGTTTATAGAAACGGTATCGGCTCCGGGTCTCTATGTTTTTGAAGCTCCCATGGGGTATGGCAAAACAGAGGCGGCTCTGTATGCAGCATATCAGATGCTTGCTACAAAGCAGGCTACCGGTATTTACTTTGCTTTACCTACCCAACTGACTTCAAACAAAATATATGATCGGTTCAATGTGTTTTTGAGAAATATCCTCCAACCTGAATGTATTCATCGAAAAGCCCTTTTATTGCATGGCAATGCCTGGATACTTGAGCAGACGGAGATGGGAGAAGACGGCCGGCCGGGTGGAACGTGGTTCAACACCTCCAAACGCGGGTTGCTCGCCCCTTTTTCTGTGGGAACAATCGATCAGGCATTGATGGCGGTAATGAATGTCAAACACGGATTTGTTCGGGCATTTGGCCTGGCTGGAAAGGTCGTGATTCTCGATGAAGTGCACACCTATGATTTTTATACTGGGACTATTTTATATGCCTTGGTTGAATTGCTCAAAGCGCTGAACTGCACAGTGATTATTTTGAGCGCCACCTTGAGTCGGGAACGCAGAAAACAACTGGTTCAACAAGATGTATCAGAGATGAGGTATCCATTAATTACTGCGGTTGGAAAGAATTCAGGATGCAGGGAAATTTCCGTGAAACCGCCTCAATCGTATACAGTGAAGATTCAATCCGTGTGTGAAGAATCAATTGCAATTGAGGAAGCATTAAGAAGGGCTTACAAGGGTCAGCAAATTCTATGGGTGGAAAACAGTGTTGCTGATGCCCAGAACTGTTATCTGGATCTGGCAGCCAGAGGAGCGGAGTCAGGCATAGAATGCGGTTTGCTGCACTCCCGTTATACGGCAATGCATCGTCAGGATAAAGAAAATTACTGGGTGAACCAGTTTGGAAAATCCGGTTGGAAAAGCAGAAACCGGAAAGGGAGAATATTGGTTGGAACACAAGTCCTGGAGCAGTCTCTGGATATTGATGCAGATTTTTTGATTACCCGGTTCTGTCCTACAGATATGATACTGCAAAGAATCGGTCGGCTGTGGAGACATGATAAAGCCCCGCGAAATAAAGTGGCACAAAGAGAGGTATGGCTGCTCATTCCCGATCCAAATGCCGTCGAAGCCGAACCAGGTAAGGCATTCGGTATTAACAGTTTGATTTATGACACCTACATCCTTTGTCGAAGTTTCGAGATATGGCGCCATAAGGATGAAATCATTCTTCCCAGAGATATCCGCAGTCTTGTGGAAGATTCTTATCGTACCAGGGAGGAATCAGGAATTATGGCGAGGTTGTTGAGAGAATTAAATTCAGGTAACCGGCATAAAAAAGGCCGTATGTCTTTAGAACAGCTGGCACACATGACCTTGTCCAGAGGTGCTAAAACCCTGCCTGAGTCAAAGGCCCAAACCCGTTACAGCGAAATGGACACCCTGGAAGTGCTCTTGTTGAGGCATATGGCCCTTGATTCAGACAATCAATCCACCAATCTGAGGTTGATTGATGGAGAAAATGTTGTCCTGCCTTGGCATCGGCATAGATTGACAAAAAAAGCTTGGCGGTCCATGTCAATCAGGTTGATGAATCAGATGGTTCATGTGAAACCGAATCATGCGCCGATTCCTCTGCAAAAAGACACTCTTTTTAAAACAGGCCTGGGTAATTGCCTCTACCTTGGTAACCCTGCCTATGATGAGGCATTGCTCCGTGTGGCGATCGTTGATGATACCGGGGAACTGTGCGGTTATCAGGGGGCACCGTTACACGACAAATTTCGGATTCAATATCGAAGCGATCTTGGTTATCGAATGTCCAAACATAAGGAAATCAAATCATGA
- a CDS encoding helix-turn-helix domain-containing protein has product MTADLSFIGRNIRFLRRSRNWTLEDLSSRIDIHKVALGRIERGINLPSAMVIYQLSTAFNVPVDTLFSPDPIHQAPVATTETTDTCFISLDPAPAPLAAVLMNACREIMAAFHALEDICRVPKHATVPLSIPFDPDYPGMETLAARMRTYLATGDAVVFDYLELFENAGLRVILFPFPRGAASMESVSFYEPAFHNAFFFINARNNTEKQLFSLARELGSILVSNQMNRRKTPLFPPSEEDTGRPINPARAAGRFASTFLMPEPAVRATVGQLGVSRDAWSWDLLLRIKHRFGVSAQTFLYRLHELDLISDPTRNTLDTQIKDFYAANGPIEPDASRRCLTPNGRFFDLLLTAETKATDTEEIQHIRQLIERLRITDIK; this is encoded by the coding sequence ATGACTGCTGATCTCTCTTTCATAGGCAGAAACATTCGATTTCTAAGACGGTCCAGAAACTGGACCCTGGAAGATCTGTCTTCCCGCATCGATATTCACAAAGTGGCCCTGGGCCGCATCGAAAGAGGCATCAATCTGCCGTCAGCCATGGTGATCTATCAACTGTCCACGGCTTTCAATGTGCCCGTGGACACCCTGTTCTCCCCGGATCCCATCCACCAGGCCCCCGTGGCAACCACGGAAACTACGGATACCTGTTTCATTTCACTGGATCCGGCACCGGCCCCCCTTGCCGCAGTCCTCATGAATGCCTGCCGGGAGATCATGGCCGCGTTCCATGCCCTGGAAGATATCTGCCGGGTGCCCAAACATGCCACCGTGCCCCTGTCCATCCCGTTTGATCCCGACTATCCGGGCATGGAAACGCTGGCGGCCCGGATGCGCACTTATCTGGCCACGGGCGATGCCGTGGTGTTTGACTATCTTGAGCTGTTTGAAAACGCGGGACTGCGGGTCATCCTCTTTCCCTTTCCCCGGGGCGCTGCCTCAATGGAATCCGTCTCATTTTACGAACCCGCATTTCACAATGCCTTCTTTTTTATCAACGCCCGGAACAATACGGAAAAACAGCTGTTCTCCCTTGCCAGAGAACTGGGCAGCATCCTGGTGTCCAACCAGATGAACCGCCGGAAAACCCCTTTGTTCCCCCCATCTGAAGAGGATACCGGCCGGCCCATCAACCCGGCCCGTGCCGCCGGACGCTTTGCTTCCACCTTTCTGATGCCCGAACCTGCCGTGCGCGCCACGGTCGGCCAGCTGGGCGTATCCAGAGATGCCTGGTCCTGGGACCTTCTCCTTCGTATCAAACACCGGTTCGGTGTGTCTGCCCAGACCTTTCTCTACCGGCTCCACGAGCTGGATCTGATCTCCGATCCCACCAGAAATACCCTTGATACCCAAATAAAAGATTTTTACGCTGCCAACGGCCCCATAGAACCGGATGCCTCCCGCCGCTGCCTCACCCCCAACGGCCGGTTTTTTGATCTGCTGCTCACTGCTGAAACCAAGGCTACTGACACAGAAGAGATACAACACATCAGACAATTAATTGAGAGGCTGAGAATAACCGATATTAAATGA
- a CDS encoding type II toxin-antitoxin system RelE/ParE family toxin, with translation MKLRYTDRAMDDLDLAFAWYERQRRGLGFDFLDCVEIAVKSIIENYAMYRIHYLNFRGCVVRRFPFTVFYTVEENEIVLHSVFDNRQNPEKKP, from the coding sequence ATGAAACTGCGTTATACAGACAGAGCTATGGATGATTTGGACCTCGCATTTGCATGGTATGAAAGGCAAAGACGGGGACTGGGTTTTGATTTTTTGGATTGTGTAGAAATCGCTGTAAAATCAATCATTGAAAATTATGCAATGTACAGAATTCATTATCTAAACTTCAGAGGTTGTGTGGTTAGACGATTTCCATTTACTGTGTTTTATACAGTCGAAGAAAATGAAATAGTTCTTCATTCGGTTTTTGACAATAGACAGAATCCTGAAAAAAAGCCTTAA
- a CDS encoding addiction module protein codes for MRPDQIKDEISRLELSEKLLLVEDIWDAIAASNSEIPMPEWQKRELKKRYEEYKQGSLELHDWKSVHKGLRDKYK; via the coding sequence ATGAGACCAGATCAAATCAAAGATGAAATCAGCAGGCTGGAGCTATCTGAAAAGTTGCTTCTTGTTGAAGATATTTGGGATGCCATTGCCGCCAGCAATTCTGAAATACCCATGCCTGAATGGCAAAAGCGGGAACTGAAAAAAAGATATGAAGAATATAAGCAAGGAAGCTTGGAATTGCATGATTGGAAGTCGGTGCACAAGGGTCTGCGCGATAAATACAAATGA
- a CDS encoding Mut7-C RNAse domain-containing protein, giving the protein MTFDPAFDFFLAKRHKGRDLAYPLTRSASVKDIIESSGVPHTEVGRICFNDQDIDFSFIPDTPGKLDIHAVDAPFDVGSPSLLRPEPLDRVRFVADVNVLKLGRLLILLGFDVACSSSFSDQEIADLSQSESRIVLTRDTTLLKRKKIVFARRIRSNLPYDQVVEVMDFFGLRDQTAFFSRCTQCNQPLKKVAKTDILHRLEPKTRKYFFDFFQCPTCGKVFWKGSHYEAMKKTFTSHGLKDPDK; this is encoded by the coding sequence ATGACATTTGATCCGGCATTTGATTTTTTTCTGGCGAAACGCCATAAAGGAAGGGATCTGGCATATCCGTTGACCCGCAGCGCATCGGTCAAGGATATCATCGAGTCTTCAGGGGTTCCCCATACCGAGGTGGGAAGGATCTGTTTCAATGATCAGGATATTGATTTTTCCTTTATTCCGGATACGCCGGGAAAACTGGATATTCATGCCGTGGATGCGCCGTTTGACGTGGGTTCCCCGTCTTTGCTGCGGCCGGAACCCCTGGACCGGGTCCGGTTCGTCGCGGATGTGAATGTGCTCAAACTGGGGCGGCTGCTCATTCTGCTGGGATTTGACGTGGCCTGTTCTTCATCGTTTTCAGATCAGGAGATCGCAGATCTGTCGCAATCTGAATCCCGCATTGTCCTGACCCGGGACACCACGCTGCTGAAGCGCAAAAAAATTGTGTTTGCCCGAAGAATCCGGTCCAATCTTCCCTATGACCAGGTGGTGGAGGTGATGGATTTTTTCGGACTCCGGGATCAGACCGCGTTTTTTTCCCGGTGCACCCAATGCAACCAGCCCCTGAAGAAAGTGGCCAAAACCGATATTCTTCACCGGCTGGAACCCAAAACCAGAAAATATTTTTTTGATTTTTTCCAATGCCCGACGTGTGGGAAAGTGTTCTGGAAAGGCTCCCATTATGAAGCCATGAAAAAAACATTCACCTCTCATGGCCTGAAAGATCCCGACAAATGA
- a CDS encoding AEC family transporter, whose translation MFLPTFTTVFSAVFQLFIISAVAGVLVRTKIVSQTHIQALSAVTVNIFLPCLIVVKTVSQFDPSGFAQWWILPLSGVLISLAGLGMAFALFGRRPEKRAYISMASFQNAIYIVLPIGQLVFPDQFDRLALYCFLLILGLSPIMWSVGKVLISGDKDAAIRWQDFVTPPLVATLAAIFLVVSGTSAAIPDSLLSAMDLLGQATVPLAVFILGATLGGISLKDMPPFADVIRVTGVKFILMPAAAFAVMYGLGLYQSMPLFCSVIILQTSSPPATNLILMVRNYGGDARSVASMMLLQYLVCILAMPLWLSLWQTFTR comes from the coding sequence ATGTTCCTCCCCACATTTACCACGGTTTTTTCCGCTGTTTTCCAGTTGTTTATCATTTCGGCTGTTGCCGGGGTCCTGGTGCGCACAAAGATTGTGTCCCAGACCCATATTCAGGCCCTGTCCGCTGTGACTGTCAATATTTTTCTGCCCTGTCTGATCGTGGTCAAGACCGTGAGCCAGTTTGATCCGTCCGGGTTTGCCCAATGGTGGATTTTGCCGCTGTCCGGGGTCCTGATCAGTCTGGCCGGGCTGGGGATGGCATTTGCGCTGTTCGGCCGCAGACCGGAAAAACGGGCGTATATCTCCATGGCCAGTTTTCAGAACGCCATCTATATTGTGCTGCCCATCGGACAGCTGGTGTTTCCGGACCAGTTCGACCGGCTGGCCCTGTATTGTTTTCTGCTGATCCTGGGCCTGTCTCCCATCATGTGGAGCGTGGGCAAGGTGCTGATCAGCGGGGACAAGGATGCCGCCATCCGGTGGCAGGATTTTGTCACTCCGCCCCTGGTGGCGACCCTGGCCGCCATCTTTCTGGTGGTATCCGGCACATCCGCGGCCATACCGGATAGCCTGTTGTCTGCCATGGACCTGCTGGGCCAGGCCACCGTGCCTTTGGCCGTGTTTATTTTGGGCGCCACCCTGGGCGGCATTTCTTTGAAAGACATGCCGCCGTTTGCCGATGTGATCCGGGTCACAGGGGTTAAATTCATTCTGATGCCGGCAGCCGCCTTTGCCGTGATGTATGGGCTGGGGCTTTATCAGAGTATGCCGCTGTTTTGCAGCGTCATCATCCTCCAGACATCGTCCCCGCCGGCCACCAACCTGATTCTCATGGTGAGAAACTATGGGGGGGATGCCCGGTCCGTTGCCAGCATGATGCTGCTCCAGTATCTGGTGTGCATCCTGGCCATGCCGCTGTGGCTGTCTTTGTGGCAGACATTCACCCGCTGA